The following proteins come from a genomic window of Streptococcus oralis:
- the carB gene encoding carbamoyl-phosphate synthase large subunit, whose protein sequence is MPKRTDIQKIMVIGSGPIIIGQAAEFDYAGTQACLSLKEEGYEVVLVNSNPATIMTDKEIADKVYIEPITLEFVTRILRKERPDALLPTLGGQTGLNMAMELSKNGILDELGVELLGTKLSAIDQAEDRDLFKQLMEELEQPIPESEIVNTVEEAVAFAASIGYPVIVRPAFTLGGTGGGMCANEEELREIAENGLKLSPVTQCLIERSIAGFKEIEYEVMRDSADNALVVCNMENFDPVGIHTGDSIVFAPAQTMSDYENQMLRDASLSIIRALKIEGGCNVQLALDPHSFKYYVIEVNPRVSRSSALASKATGYPIAKLAAKIAVGLTLDEVINPVTGSTYAMFEPALDYVVAKIPRFPFDKFEKGERRLGTQMKATGEVMAIGRNIEESLLKACRSLEIGVHHNEMPELAAVSDDALIEKVVKAQDDRLFYVSEAIRRGYTPEEIAELTKIDIFYLDKLLHIFEIEQELGAHPQDLEILKTAKLNGFSDRKIAELWKTTADQVRQLRLENKIVPVYKMVDTCAAEFDSETPYFYSTYGWENESIKSDKESVLVLGSGPIRIGQGVEFDYATVHSVKAIQAAGHEAIIMNSNPETVSTDFSVSDKLYFEPLTFEDVMNVIDLEQPKGVIVQFGGQTAINLAEPLAKAGVTILGTQVGDLDRAEDRDLFEQALKDLDIPQPPGQTATNEEEAVLAARKIGFPVLVRPSYVLGGRAMEIVENEEDLRSYMRTAVKASPDHPVLVDSYIVGQECEVDAISDGENVLIPGIMEHIERAGVHSGDSMAVYPPQTLSQKVQETIADYTKRLAIGLNCLGMMNIQFVIKDEKVYVIEVNPRASRTVPFLSKVTNIPMAQVATKLILGQSLEELGYQDGLYPESTRVHIKAPVFSFTKLAKVDSLLGPEMKSTGEVMGSDTTLEKALYKAFEASYLHLPTFGNVVFTIADDAKEEALDLAHRFQNIGYGILATEGTAAFFASHGLHAQPVGKIGDDEKDIPSFVRKGKIQAIINTVGTKRTADEDGEQIRRSAIEHGVPLFTALDTADAMLKVLESRSFVTEAI, encoded by the coding sequence ATGCCTAAACGTACTGATATTCAAAAAATTATGGTGATTGGTTCTGGTCCGATTATTATTGGTCAGGCTGCTGAGTTTGACTACGCGGGGACCCAGGCCTGCTTGTCGTTGAAAGAGGAAGGTTATGAAGTTGTCTTGGTGAACTCAAACCCTGCCACTATCATGACGGATAAGGAGATTGCGGACAAGGTTTATATTGAACCAATCACACTTGAATTTGTGACACGTATTCTCCGTAAGGAACGTCCTGATGCTTTGCTGCCTACTCTCGGTGGTCAGACGGGTCTCAACATGGCCATGGAATTGTCTAAAAATGGCATTCTAGATGAGCTTGGAGTAGAGCTTCTAGGTACTAAATTGTCTGCCATTGACCAAGCGGAGGACCGTGACCTCTTTAAACAATTGATGGAAGAGCTTGAGCAACCAATTCCAGAATCTGAAATTGTCAACACAGTTGAGGAAGCTGTTGCTTTTGCAGCATCAATCGGCTACCCAGTGATTGTCCGTCCAGCCTTTACCCTTGGTGGTACTGGTGGTGGTATGTGTGCCAATGAGGAAGAATTGCGCGAAATCGCTGAAAATGGGTTGAAATTGTCACCTGTTACCCAGTGTTTGATTGAGCGTTCGATTGCAGGCTTCAAGGAAATCGAATACGAAGTGATGCGTGACTCGGCTGACAATGCCCTTGTTGTTTGTAACATGGAAAACTTTGACCCAGTTGGGATTCACACAGGGGATTCCATCGTATTCGCCCCTGCGCAAACCATGTCTGACTATGAAAACCAAATGCTACGTGACGCGAGCTTGAGCATTATTCGCGCCCTCAAGATTGAAGGTGGGTGTAACGTTCAGCTGGCCCTTGATCCCCACAGCTTCAAGTACTATGTCATCGAAGTAAACCCTCGTGTATCGCGTTCGTCAGCCCTTGCTTCTAAGGCGACAGGTTACCCAATTGCCAAATTGGCTGCTAAGATTGCCGTCGGTTTGACCTTGGATGAGGTTATTAACCCAGTCACGGGTTCAACCTATGCCATGTTTGAACCAGCCCTTGACTACGTGGTTGCCAAGATTCCACGTTTCCCATTTGACAAGTTTGAAAAAGGTGAGCGCCGTCTTGGGACACAGATGAAGGCCACTGGAGAAGTCATGGCTATCGGTCGAAACATCGAAGAATCTCTCCTTAAGGCCTGTCGCTCCCTTGAAATTGGGGTGCACCACAATGAAATGCCTGAACTTGCAGCAGTTTCTGATGATGCCTTGATTGAAAAAGTTGTTAAAGCCCAAGATGACCGTCTCTTCTACGTATCAGAAGCCATTCGCCGTGGCTATACTCCAGAAGAAATTGCTGAATTGACTAAGATTGATATCTTCTATCTGGATAAACTCTTGCACATCTTTGAAATTGAGCAGGAATTGGGTGCCCATCCACAAGATTTAGAAATCTTGAAAACAGCCAAACTCAATGGTTTCTCAGACCGTAAGATTGCTGAACTCTGGAAAACGACAGCTGACCAAGTTCGCCAACTTCGCTTGGAAAACAAGATTGTCCCAGTTTACAAGATGGTCGATACCTGTGCGGCAGAGTTCGACTCTGAAACACCATACTTCTATTCAACCTATGGTTGGGAAAATGAGTCTATCAAGTCTGATAAGGAATCCGTTCTAGTTCTAGGTTCAGGTCCAATCCGTATCGGGCAAGGGGTTGAGTTTGACTATGCGACTGTTCACTCGGTTAAGGCTATCCAGGCAGCTGGCCATGAAGCTATTATCATGAACTCAAACCCAGAGACAGTTTCAACGGACTTCTCGGTATCTGACAAGCTCTACTTTGAACCGTTGACTTTTGAAGATGTCATGAATGTCATTGACCTTGAGCAACCAAAAGGGGTTATCGTTCAGTTCGGTGGTCAAACAGCTATCAACCTTGCAGAGCCATTGGCAAAAGCAGGTGTGACCATTCTGGGAACGCAAGTCGGTGACTTGGATCGCGCGGAAGACCGCGATCTCTTTGAGCAAGCTCTTAAAGACTTGGATATTCCACAGCCACCTGGCCAAACAGCCACCAATGAAGAAGAAGCTGTGCTTGCAGCTCGCAAGATTGGTTTCCCAGTCCTCGTTCGCCCTTCATATGTCTTGGGTGGACGTGCCATGGAAATCGTTGAAAACGAAGAAGACCTTCGTTCTTACATGCGTACGGCTGTTAAGGCAAGCCCAGATCATCCAGTCCTTGTTGATTCTTACATCGTTGGGCAAGAGTGTGAAGTCGATGCCATTTCAGATGGAGAAAATGTTCTCATCCCTGGTATCATGGAACATATCGAACGTGCTGGTGTCCACTCAGGTGACTCAATGGCCGTTTACCCACCACAAACCTTGTCGCAAAAGGTTCAGGAAACCATCGCAGACTACACGAAACGCCTAGCAATTGGCCTTAACTGTCTTGGTATGATGAACATCCAGTTTGTTATCAAAGATGAAAAAGTCTATGTCATTGAGGTGAACCCACGTGCCAGCCGTACGGTGCCATTCCTTTCTAAGGTAACTAATATTCCTATGGCTCAAGTAGCGACTAAGCTCATTCTTGGGCAAAGTCTTGAAGAACTTGGTTACCAAGATGGACTTTATCCTGAAAGCACTCGCGTTCATATCAAGGCGCCTGTCTTCTCCTTTACGAAACTAGCTAAGGTAGATAGCTTGCTCGGTCCTGAAATGAAGTCAACAGGTGAAGTCATGGGTTCTGATACTACTCTTGAAAAAGCTCTCTATAAGGCCTTTGAAGCTTCTTACTTACACTTGCCAACTTTTGGTAACGTTGTATTTACCATCGCTGATGATGCCAAAGAAGAAGCCTTGGACTTGGCTCATCGTTTCCAAAATATTGGTTACGGTATCCTCGCGACAGAAGGAACAGCAGCCTTCTTTGCTAGTCATGGACTGCATGCCCAGCCTGTTGGTAAGATTGGCGATGATGAGAAGGATATACCAAGCTTTGTCCGCAAAGGGAAAATTCAAGCGATCATCAATACTGTCGGAACCAAGCGAACTGCTGACGAAGATGGTGAGCAAATCCGCCGTTCGGCCATTGAACACGGTGTACCACTCTTTACAGCTCTAGATACGGCAGATGCCATGCTCAAAGTACTAGAAAGTCGTAGTTTTGTCACAGAAGCTATTTAA
- a CDS encoding carbamoyl phosphate synthase small subunit, with translation MKKRLLVLEDGTVFEGKSFGADIDVTGEIVFNTGMTGYQESITDQSYNGQILTFTYPLVGNYGINRDDYESITPTCKGVVVFEEARRASNWRNQMTLDEFLKVKKIPGISGIDTRALTKIIRKHGTMRATLTHVGDTMDHIIDQLQATVLPTDNIKQVSTKTAYPAPGVGLSVVLVDFGLKHSILRELSKRNCNVTVVPYTTTAEEILHLHPDGVMLSNGPGNPEDVPQALDMIRGVQGKIPIFGICMGHQLFAMANGAKTYKMKFGHRGFNHAVREIATGRVDFTSQNHGYAVSREDLPEHLIITHEEINDKSVEGVRHRYQPGFSVQFHPDAAPGPHDASYLFDEFIEMMESFKSANR, from the coding sequence ATGAAAAAACGACTTCTAGTATTAGAAGATGGTACAGTATTTGAAGGCAAGTCCTTCGGAGCAGATATTGATGTAACAGGGGAAATCGTCTTTAACACAGGGATGACTGGTTACCAAGAATCCATTACAGACCAGTCTTATAATGGACAAATCTTAACCTTTACCTACCCTTTGGTGGGAAATTATGGAATTAACCGTGACGACTACGAGTCAATCACTCCTACATGTAAGGGAGTAGTAGTTTTTGAAGAAGCGCGTAGAGCTAGCAACTGGCGCAATCAAATGACCTTGGATGAATTCTTGAAAGTTAAGAAAATTCCTGGTATCTCAGGAATTGATACCCGTGCTCTTACAAAAATTATCCGTAAGCATGGTACTATGCGTGCAACCCTTACGCATGTTGGTGATACCATGGACCATATCATAGACCAGCTCCAAGCGACAGTTCTACCGACAGATAATATCAAGCAAGTCTCTACTAAGACAGCTTATCCTGCTCCTGGAGTTGGATTGAGTGTCGTATTGGTAGACTTTGGTCTCAAACACTCCATCTTACGCGAACTATCTAAGCGTAACTGTAACGTGACCGTTGTTCCATACACAACAACAGCAGAAGAAATTCTCCATCTCCATCCTGACGGGGTCATGTTGTCAAACGGTCCAGGAAATCCAGAAGATGTTCCTCAGGCACTCGATATGATTCGTGGTGTGCAAGGGAAAATTCCAATCTTTGGTATCTGTATGGGGCACCAACTTTTTGCTATGGCAAATGGAGCCAAGACCTACAAGATGAAGTTTGGTCACCGTGGATTTAACCACGCGGTGCGTGAAATTGCAACAGGTCGAGTAGACTTTACTAGCCAGAACCATGGTTATGCGGTTAGCCGTGAGGATTTGCCAGAGCATTTGATTATTACCCATGAAGAAATCAATGACAAGTCAGTTGAAGGTGTGCGTCACAGATACCAACCAGGTTTCTCTGTGCAATTCCACCCAGATGCAGCTCCAGGACCGCACGATGCAAGCTATCTCTTTGATGAATTTATCGAAATGATGGAGTCGTTTAAATCTGCTAATCGCTGA
- a CDS encoding aspartate carbamoyltransferase catalytic subunit codes for MSENQQALQHVVSMEDLTVEQVMKLIKRGIEFKNGASTSYEEQHIVSNLFFESSTRTHKSFEVAELKLGLDLLDFDVKTSSVNKGETLYDTILTLSALGVDACVIRHPEVDYYRELIASPTITTSIINGGDGSGQHPSQSLLDLMTIYEEFGHFEGLKVAIAGDLNHSRVAKSNMQILKRLGAELYFAGPEEWRSEEFEHYGRFVSIDEVIDQVDVMMFLRVQHERHEIVTGFSKENYHIQHGLTQERYDRLKEKAILMHPAPVNRDVEIADHLVEAPKSRIVQQMTNGVFVRMAILESVLAYRKAK; via the coding sequence ATGTCAGAAAATCAACAAGCTTTGCAACATGTCGTTTCAATGGAAGACCTTACTGTAGAACAAGTAATGAAATTGATTAAACGAGGAATCGAATTTAAAAACGGAGCGAGTACTTCTTATGAGGAACAGCATATTGTTTCCAACCTTTTCTTTGAAAGTTCAACTCGTACCCACAAATCCTTTGAGGTAGCAGAACTGAAACTTGGACTTGATCTTTTGGATTTCGATGTGAAGACCAGTTCAGTGAATAAGGGTGAAACACTCTATGACACAATCTTGACGCTTTCCGCACTAGGAGTGGATGCTTGTGTCATTCGTCACCCAGAGGTGGACTACTACAGAGAATTGATTGCTAGCCCGACCATCACAACTTCGATTATCAATGGTGGGGACGGTTCAGGGCAACACCCTAGCCAAAGTTTGCTTGACTTGATGACAATTTATGAAGAATTTGGACATTTTGAAGGTCTTAAGGTGGCTATCGCTGGCGATCTAAACCACTCACGGGTAGCTAAGTCTAATATGCAAATCCTTAAACGCTTGGGAGCGGAGCTTTACTTTGCAGGTCCTGAGGAATGGAGAAGTGAGGAGTTTGAACATTACGGTCGCTTTGTATCAATTGATGAGGTGATTGATCAAGTAGATGTTATGATGTTTCTTCGTGTGCAGCATGAACGTCATGAAATTGTGACAGGATTTTCAAAAGAAAACTACCATATCCAGCATGGTTTGACACAAGAACGCTATGACCGCCTGAAAGAAAAAGCAATCCTTATGCACCCAGCTCCAGTCAATCGTGATGTGGAAATCGCTGATCACTTGGTAGAAGCACCGAAATCACGTATTGTTCAGCAAATGACCAACGGTGTCTTTGTCAGAATGGCAATTTTAGAATCCGTGCTGGCCTACAGAAAAGCAAAATAA
- the pyrR gene encoding bifunctional pyr operon transcriptional regulator/uracil phosphoribosyltransferase PyrR has product MRTKEVVDELTVKRAITRITYEIIERNKDLNKIVLAGIKTRGVFIARRIQERLEQLESLSVPVVELDTKPFRDDVKSGEDTSVISVDVTDREVILVDDVLYTGRTIRAAIDNIVSHGRPARVSLAVLVDRGHRELPIRPDYVGKNIPTSRSEEIIVEMTELDGQDRVLITEQA; this is encoded by the coding sequence ATGAGGACAAAAGAAGTTGTAGACGAATTGACCGTCAAACGAGCGATTACTCGGATTACCTACGAGATTATTGAGCGAAACAAAGATTTGAATAAAATCGTTTTGGCTGGTATTAAAACGCGAGGTGTCTTTATCGCTCGCCGTATCCAAGAACGTTTGGAACAGTTAGAATCTCTTTCAGTTCCAGTGGTAGAACTGGATACCAAGCCTTTCCGTGACGATGTCAAAAGTGGAGAAGATACCTCTGTAATCTCTGTTGATGTGACAGATCGGGAAGTCATCTTGGTGGACGATGTACTCTACACTGGTCGGACTATCCGAGCTGCTATTGACAATATTGTTAGCCATGGTCGCCCTGCTCGTGTGAGTTTGGCAGTCTTGGTTGATCGTGGCCACAGAGAACTTCCAATCCGTCCGGACTATGTTGGAAAAAACATCCCAACCAGTCGTTCTGAAGAAATTATCGTAGAGATGACAGAACTAGATGGACAAGACAGAGTACTAATCACAGAACAAGCCTAA
- the nth gene encoding endonuclease III — MVLSKKRARKVLEEIIALFPDAKPSLDFTNHFELLVAVMLSAQTTDAAVNKATPALFAAFPTPQAMSVATESEIASHISRLGLYRNKAKFLKKCAQQLLDDFDGQVPQTREELESLAGVGRKTANVVLSVGFGIPAFAVDTHVERICKHHDIVKKSATPLEVEKRVMDILPPEKWLAAHQAMIYFGRAICHPKNPECDHYPQLYDFSSL; from the coding sequence ATGGTCTTGTCAAAAAAACGAGCACGAAAAGTGCTAGAAGAAATCATAGCTCTCTTCCCAGACGCCAAACCCAGCCTTGATTTTACCAATCATTTTGAACTACTGGTTGCGGTGATGTTGTCAGCTCAGACAACAGATGCTGCAGTCAACAAGGCTACGCCAGCTCTCTTTGCAGCCTTTCCAACGCCTCAAGCCATGTCTGTCGCGACTGAAAGTGAAATTGCCTCACACATTTCCCGCCTAGGACTTTATCGAAATAAGGCCAAGTTTCTAAAAAAATGTGCCCAACAGTTACTAGACGATTTTGACGGTCAAGTGCCTCAGACACGAGAGGAATTAGAAAGTCTAGCTGGTGTTGGTCGTAAAACAGCTAATGTAGTACTGAGTGTGGGCTTTGGAATTCCAGCCTTTGCAGTGGATACTCATGTTGAGCGTATCTGCAAACATCATGATATTGTTAAAAAATCGGCCACACCCCTCGAAGTAGAAAAACGTGTCATGGACATTCTGCCACCAGAGAAATGGTTGGCAGCCCATCAAGCCATGATTTACTTTGGACGGGCTATCTGTCACCCAAAGAACCCAGAATGCGATCACTATCCACAATTATATGATTTTAGTTCGTTATAA
- a CDS encoding YceD family protein: MKLNIQEIRKQPEGLHFEQALDLAADLRKRNQEILDVKDILTVGKVQYEDRMYFLDYQLSYTIVLASSRSMEPVELAESYPVTEVFMEGATNQLDQEVLDDDLVLPIENGEIDLAESVSDNILLNIPIKVLTAEEEAGQGFVSGNDWQIMTEEEYQAQQAVKKEENSPFAGLQGLFDGDE, translated from the coding sequence ATGAAGTTAAATATTCAAGAAATTCGTAAGCAGCCTGAAGGCCTACACTTTGAACAAGCTTTAGACCTGGCAGCAGACTTGCGTAAACGGAATCAAGAGATTTTAGATGTCAAAGATATCCTTACGGTAGGGAAGGTCCAATACGAAGACCGTATGTATTTCTTAGATTATCAACTATCTTACACCATTGTCCTTGCTTCCAGTCGCAGTATGGAGCCAGTTGAGTTGGCAGAGTCTTATCCAGTGACAGAGGTTTTCATGGAAGGCGCAACCAACCAACTAGATCAGGAAGTTTTAGATGATGACTTGGTCCTGCCTATCGAAAATGGGGAAATCGACCTTGCTGAGAGTGTGTCAGATAATATCTTGCTAAACATTCCAATCAAAGTCTTGACAGCTGAAGAAGAAGCTGGTCAAGGATTTGTTTCAGGTAATGACTGGCAAATCATGACGGAGGAGGAGTACCAAGCTCAACAAGCAGTCAAGAAAGAAGAAAACAGTCCATTTGCTGGCTTGCAAGGACTATTTGACGGAGACGAATAA
- a CDS encoding ATP-binding cassette domain-containing protein encodes MHYGHSRKGNNMIKINHLTITQNKDLRDLVSDLTMTIRDGEKVAIIGEEGNGKSTLLRALMGEALPDFTIKGDIQSDLQSLAYIPQKLSEDLKERSLHDYFFLDSANLGYGLLYRLAEELHFDSDRFASDQEIGSLSGGEALKIQLIHELAKPFEILFLDEPSNDLDLETVDWLKRQIRKIRQTVVFISHDEDFLSQTADTIVHLRLVKHRKEAETLVEHLDYDLYSEQRKANFARQSQQAANDQRAYDKTIEKHRRVKQNVETALRATKDSTAGRLLAKKMKTVLSQEKRFEKEAQSMIQKPLEEEQIQLFFSDIQPLAASKVLVQLEKENLSIGERILAQELQLTVRGQDKIGIIGPNGVGKSTLLAKLQQLLSDKREISLGFMPQDYHKKLELDLSPVAYLSKTGEKEELQKIQSHLASLNFSYPEMHHQIRSLSGGQQGKLLLLELVLRKPNFLILDEPTRNFSPTSQPEIRKLFASYPGGLINVSHDRRFLKEVCTSLYRLTEHGLEVVDLQDL; translated from the coding sequence ATGCACTATGGACATTCTAGAAAGGGCAACAATATGATAAAAATCAATCATCTAACCATCACTCAAAACAAAGATCTACGAGATCTTGTATCTGACCTAACCATGACTATCCGAGACGGGGAAAAGGTTGCTATTATTGGTGAAGAAGGAAATGGTAAATCGACTTTACTACGAGCTTTAATGGGGGAAGCATTACCTGATTTTACTATCAAGGGCGACATCCAGTCTGACCTTCAGTCACTAGCCTACATTCCTCAAAAGTTATCCGAGGACCTGAAAGAAAGATCTCTACACGACTACTTCTTTTTAGATTCAGCTAATCTAGGCTACGGTCTCCTCTATCGTTTGGCGGAGGAATTACACTTTGATAGCGACCGTTTTGCTAGCGACCAAGAGATTGGCAGTCTATCAGGGGGCGAAGCTTTGAAAATTCAGCTCATCCACGAGTTAGCAAAACCTTTTGAGATTCTATTTTTAGATGAACCTTCAAATGACCTAGACCTTGAGACGGTTGATTGGCTAAAAAGGCAGATTCGAAAGATTAGGCAAACTGTTGTTTTCATTTCCCATGATGAAGACTTTCTTTCTCAAACGGCAGATACTATTGTCCACTTGCGCCTGGTCAAGCACCGGAAAGAAGCGGAAACACTAGTAGAGCATTTAGACTATGATCTCTATAGTGAGCAGAGAAAGGCTAATTTTGCCAGACAAAGCCAGCAAGCTGCTAACGACCAGAGAGCTTATGACAAAACTATAGAAAAACATCGCCGAGTTAAGCAAAATGTAGAAACTGCACTTCGAGCTACCAAAGACAGTACTGCTGGTCGCCTATTGGCTAAAAAGATGAAAACAGTTCTCTCTCAAGAAAAACGCTTTGAAAAGGAAGCTCAGTCCATGATCCAAAAACCACTTGAAGAGGAACAAATCCAACTTTTCTTTTCAGACATCCAACCATTAGCGGCTTCTAAAGTCTTAGTCCAACTTGAAAAAGAAAATTTGTCCATTGGCGAGCGCATTTTAGCCCAGGAGTTGCAACTAACTGTCCGTGGTCAAGATAAAATCGGTATTATCGGGCCCAATGGTGTTGGAAAATCGACTTTGTTAGCCAAGTTGCAACAACTCCTAAGCGACAAAAGAGAAATTTCTCTTGGTTTTATGCCACAAGATTACCACAAAAAACTGGAATTGGATCTATCTCCAGTAGCCTATCTCAGCAAAACTGGGGAAAAAGAGGAATTACAGAAAATCCAATCTCACTTAGCCAGTCTCAATTTCAGTTATCCAGAGATGCACCACCAAATCCGCTCCTTATCTGGTGGTCAACAGGGTAAACTGCTTCTTTTGGAATTAGTCCTGCGAAAACCAAACTTTCTCATTCTGGATGAGCCTACACGAAACTTTTCTCCCACTTCTCAACCCGAAATCAGAAAACTCTTTGCCTCTTATCCCGGCGGTCTGATCAATGTTTCGCATGACAGACGCTTCTTAAAAGAGGTCTGTACGAGTCTCTATCGTTTAACAGAACATGGTTTAGAAGTCGTCGATTTACAAGATTTATAA
- the htpX gene encoding zinc metalloprotease HtpX, producing MLFDQIASNKRKTWILLLVFFLLLALVGYAVGYLFMRSGLGGMIIALIIGLIYALTMIFQSTEIVMSMNGAREVDEQTAPDLYHVVEDMAMVAQIPMPRVFIIEDSSLNAFATGSNPQNAAVAATSGLLAIMNREELEAVMGHEVSHIRNYDIRISTIAVALAGAITLLSSMAGRMMWWGGAGRRRSDNDRDGNGLEIIMLVISLLAIVLAPLAATLVQLAISRQREFLADASSVELTRNPQGMINALRKLDNSEPMHHHVDDASSALYINDPKKGGGLQKLFYTHPPISERIERLKQM from the coding sequence ATGTTGTTTGATCAAATTGCGAGCAATAAACGAAAAACTTGGATTTTGTTGCTGGTTTTCTTCCTACTCTTGGCCTTGGTTGGTTATGCTGTTGGCTATCTCTTTATGCGCTCAGGTCTTGGTGGCATGATTATTGCCTTGATCATTGGTCTTATCTACGCTCTGACCATGATCTTTCAATCAACAGAGATTGTCATGTCTATGAATGGGGCGCGTGAGGTTGATGAGCAAACAGCTCCAGACCTCTACCATGTAGTAGAAGATATGGCCATGGTCGCTCAGATTCCCATGCCGCGTGTTTTCATCATTGAGGATTCTTCTTTAAATGCCTTTGCAACAGGTTCGAATCCGCAGAATGCGGCAGTTGCGGCCACTTCGGGTCTCCTAGCCATCATGAACCGTGAGGAGCTAGAAGCGGTCATGGGTCATGAAGTCAGTCACATTCGGAACTACGATATCCGCATTTCGACCATTGCTGTTGCACTTGCTGGTGCTATTACACTGCTATCTAGTATGGCTGGTCGGATGATGTGGTGGGGTGGCGCAGGCCGCAGACGGAGTGATAATGATCGCGATGGAAATGGTCTAGAGATTATCATGCTTGTCATCTCTCTCCTAGCAATTGTTTTGGCTCCCTTGGCAGCAACCTTGGTACAACTAGCCATTTCCCGTCAGAGGGAATTTCTGGCGGATGCATCTAGTGTGGAGCTGACCCGCAATCCTCAAGGGATGATCAATGCCTTGCGTAAATTGGACAATAGCGAGCCGATGCATCACCATGTTGACGATGCTAGCAGCGCTCTTTATATCAATGACCCTAAGAAAGGTGGCGGACTACAAAAACTCTTTTATACCCACCCACCTATCTCAGAGCGAATCGAACGCTTGAAACAAATGTAA
- a CDS encoding LemA family protein, with protein MTWIILGVLALIVIFVIVSYNGLVKNRMQTKEAWSQIDVQLKRRNDLLPNLIETVKGYAKYEGSTLEKVTELRRQVAAATSPAEAMKASDALTRQISGIFAVAENYPDLKASANFIKLQEELTNTENKISYSRQLYNSVVSNYNVKLESFPSNIIAGLFGFKAADFLQTPEEEKAVPKVDFSGLGD; from the coding sequence ATGACTTGGATTATTCTTGGAGTTTTGGCTCTGATTGTTATTTTTGTGATTGTTAGCTATAACGGTTTGGTTAAAAATCGTATGCAAACCAAGGAGGCTTGGAGCCAGATCGATGTTCAGTTAAAGCGTCGTAATGATCTCCTCCCAAACTTGATTGAAACAGTCAAAGGCTATGCGAAATATGAAGGTTCTACCTTGGAAAAAGTAACAGAACTTCGTAGACAAGTAGCCGCAGCAACTTCACCGGCAGAAGCTATGAAGGCCAGTGATGCCCTTACCCGCCAGATTTCTGGTATCTTTGCAGTAGCAGAGAATTACCCAGACTTGAAAGCTAGTGCTAACTTTATCAAATTGCAAGAAGAGTTGACCAATACAGAAAATAAAATTTCTTACTCTCGCCAACTCTACAACAGTGTTGTCAGCAACTACAATGTAAAACTTGAAAGCTTCCCAAGTAACATCATCGCAGGACTATTTGGCTTTAAAGCTGCAGACTTCCTTCAAACACCTGAAGAGGAAAAGGCAGTTCCTAAAGTTGACTTTAGCGGTTTAGGTGACTAA
- the rsmG gene encoding 16S rRNA (guanine(527)-N(7))-methyltransferase RsmG — MKPETFYSLLAEQNLPLSDQQKNQFEQYFELLVEWNEKINLTAITDKEEVYLKHFYDSIAPILQGLISNGTIKLLDIGAGAGFPSLPMKILYPQLDVTIIDSLNKRINFLQLLAQELDLDGVHFYHGRAEDFAQDKNFRAQYDFVTARAVARMQVLSELTIPYLKVGGKLLALKASNAPEELLEAKNALNLLFSKVENNLSYALPNGDPRYITVVEKKKETPNKYPRKAGMPNKRPL; from the coding sequence ATGAAACCAGAAACATTTTACAGCCTACTAGCTGAGCAAAATCTCCCACTTTCTGACCAGCAAAAGAACCAATTTGAACAGTATTTTGAACTCTTGGTCGAGTGGAATGAAAAGATTAACCTGACCGCTATTACAGACAAAGAAGAAGTTTATCTCAAACATTTTTATGATTCGATTGCACCCATACTGCAAGGTTTGATTTCAAATGGAACTATCAAACTTCTTGATATCGGAGCGGGGGCAGGTTTTCCTAGTCTACCCATGAAAATCCTCTATCCTCAGTTAGATGTGACCATCATTGATTCGCTAAATAAACGAATCAACTTCCTTCAGCTTTTGGCTCAGGAGTTGGATTTGGATGGTGTTCACTTCTACCATGGACGCGCTGAAGACTTTGCTCAAGACAAGAATTTCCGTGCTCAATATGATTTTGTAACAGCTCGTGCGGTTGCCCGCATGCAGGTTTTGTCTGAATTGACTATTCCCTACCTTAAAGTTGGCGGAAAACTATTGGCACTCAAGGCCAGCAATGCGCCTGAGGAGTTATTAGAAGCCAAGAATGCCCTCAACCTCCTCTTTAGCAAGGTAGAGAACAACCTCAGCTATGCCCTGCCAAATGGAGATCCGCGCTATATCACTGTCGTCGAAAAGAAAAAGGAAACCCCAAACAAATATCCACGTAAGGCTGGCATGCCTAACAAACGCCCGCTTTAA